The Drosophila suzukii unplaced genomic scaffold, CBGP_Dsuzu_IsoJpt1.0 scf_9, whole genome shotgun sequence genome includes a window with the following:
- the LOC139355113 gene encoding uncharacterized protein isoform X2: MNKSLVKRLKIAYASRSNNKKELQKFVLMYNVTPHSTTGAAPTQLMYNRTIRDKIPGIEDISDQDVDSEERDRDMCQKEKGKKVADAARGAKDIQLTVGDRVLIKNVIFPHNLTPTFDPTVYEVTSRDGDVVQVTGNGKSYTRNASHLKKVESSAAVQPEEGQSPKRTDESFPAKPIDAELTSQMPQGGLKLSLKKKERCGNPCQLIGIRAQHGIHKLTTTRGGSRRMLSSRRSRR, encoded by the coding sequence ATGAATAAATCGCTGGTTAAACGTCTCAAAATCGCATATGCGAGTAGAAGTAACAATAAGAAGGAGTTGCAAAAGTTCGTTCTTATGTATAATGTAACACCGCATAGTACAACGGGTGCAGCTCCAACCCAGCTGATGTACAATCGGACGATTCGAGATAAAATTCCCGGAATTGAGGATATTTCGGATCAGGATGTGGACTCGGAGGAAAGAGATAGGGACATGTGCCAGAAAGAAAAAGGGAAGAAGGTAGCAGATGCAGCAAGAGGAGCAAAAGATATTCAATTAACTGTAGGTGACAGGGttctaattaaaaatgttattttcccCCACAATCTAACACCAACGTTCGATCCAACGGTTTACGAGGTGACCAGCAGAGACGGTGATGTGGTCCAGGTAACCGGAAATGGGAAGTCGTATACCAGGAACGCCAGTCACCTCAAGAAAGTCGAATCCTCTGCTGCAGTTCAGCCGGAGGAGGGCCAATCCCCGAAAAGGACTGATGAATCATTCCCGGCCAAACCAATTGACGCGGAGCTCACCTCACAGATGCCACAGGGAGGTCTAAAACTGAGTCTGAAAAAAAAGGAGAGATGTGGGAACCCGTGTCAGCTGATCGGGATTCGAGCCCAACACGGGATACATAAACTCACCACGACGCGTGGTGGATCGCGTCGTATGTTGAGTTCAAGAAGGAGTCGACGATAA
- the LOC139355113 gene encoding uncharacterized protein isoform X1, which translates to MAELKPFLFQAFDKALWRNEWETWLRSFTIYIESEEITSVYKKRNKLLHLGGPQLQAVVYNLPGALVAFDEEANNDIFTPLVDKLTEYFSPQRNSVFERHLFRTMVPVEGEGFTEFLTRLRRQVAKCSFGETKKEIEEICLKDKIIDVWAPVDLKRKLLENEFTLNDFVKMCHIEEQVNRQTETMGAAGQQSTIQRVSHQKTRNPDTLQECGRCGRKGHRESSPDCPARSATCRKCSKIGHFARKCKTKIRAGNHDADGPWAKRPRRTDTHIRLVNCESVHDGEKSANSDCFRVATKGNNDEIIPCKVGGRTMEMVIDSGSKHNLCSQADWQKLIDDQATIFNMRTKSSNQFRSYASDQPLKILRVFEAPISVKRDPEVIATFYVIENSRQSLLGCDTAIQLNVLTRKNAIVEYLDYQIPVTQLYGDMQAAKRD; encoded by the coding sequence ATGGCGGAGCTAAAACCATTTCTATTTCAAGCATTTGACAAGGCGTTGTGGAGAAATGAGTGGGAGACATGGCTGCGCTCTTTTACCATCTACATAGAGTCGGAGGAGATAACGTCTGTGTACAAAAAGCGAAATAAGTTGCTGCACCTGGGTGGACCGCAGTTGCAGGCAGTGGTGTACAACTTACCCGGGGCACTTGTTGCGTTCGACGAGGAAGCCAATAATGACATTTTTACACCTCTAGTGGATAAATTAACCGAGTATTTTTCTCCACAAcggaactcggttttcgagaGGCACCTTTTCCGGACTATGGTTCCTGTGGAAGGTGAAGGCTTTACCGAATTCTTAACGCGTTTGCGTCGACAAGTTGCAAAGTGCTCTTTCGGCGAAACCAAGAAGGAAATTGAGGAGATCTGTCTCAAAGACAAAATCATAGATGTCTGGGCGCCGGTGGACTTAAAAAGGAAGCTCTTGGAGAACGAATTTACTTTAAATGATTTTGTAAAGATGTGTCACATCGAAGAGCAGGTTAACAGGCAGACAGAGACGATGGGTGCAGCTGGCCAACAAAGCACAATTCAGAGAGTTTCACATCAAAAGACACGAAACCCTGATACACTGCAAGAATGTGGTCGTTGCGGAAGAAAGGGACATAGGGAGAGCAGCCCAGATTGCCCAGCACGAAGCGCCACATGCAGGAAATGCTCAAAGATTGGACACTTCGCACGGAAATGCAAGACCAAAATAAGAGCAGGCAACCACGACGCGGACGGGCCTTGGGCAAAACGGCCACGGCGTACAGACACACACATCAGGCTGGTTAATTGTGAGTCTGTGCACGACGGAGAAAAGTCAGCAAACTCTGATTGTTTTCGAGTAGCCACCAAGGGGAATAATGACGAGATTATTCCATGCAAAGTCGGCGGCAGGACAATGGAAATGGTTATCGACTCTGGTTCCAAACACAATCTATGCAGTCAAGCAGATTGGCAGAAACTTATCGACGACCAGGCAACCATTTTCAACATGCGCACTAAATCATCGAACCAGTTCCGTTCTTATGCTTCTGATCAACCTCTCAAAATATTAAGAGTATTTGAAGCTCCGATAAGCGTAAAAAGGGACCCGGAGGTAATTGCTACGTTTTACGTCATAGAAAACAGCAGACAATCACTACTAGGATGTGACACTGCGATACAACTCAATGttttaacaaggaagaacgctatagtcgagtacctcgactatcagatacccgttactcagctatatggagatatgcaagcagcaaagcgagattaa